Sequence from the Microplitis demolitor isolate Queensland-Clemson2020A chromosome 2, iyMicDemo2.1a, whole genome shotgun sequence genome:
attaaattaaggtaaatgtttagttttattaataacaaattattttttaaaaaaaaagagttacTGAGACTCGATGGATTTCGTGTTGACCTGGTTGAATAATTTGTCTTTAATTATCTGGGCCATCAGGCCATGGATCACTTCGATTGTCGTCTTGCAGCTGTCTCTTGTAGCCTTGACGAGTTTGTCTTCGGTACGACGGTCATGAGAATCCGCGCCGCTCATGAATCCCCCACGTCCTAGAGCGACTTCCGACTGCTCAAGTTTGTCGGACAGATCGAATATTTGTCCGGTTGTGTAGTCAGCGTTTGTAAGTAAACTCGAAGAGCTCAAGGTGTTGACCCAGTACTTATTCCAGAGTGAGTCAAGTAAACGGCGATCGAGGGACGACTTGAAATACGTGACTTCTAGGGAGTAGTACTGCTTGCAATGAACACCAAAGTCCTCAATTTTATTCAGAGGAATCGTTTGATACTCTGACGGTTCCTCGTTGGCTGGCTTGTAGCCTTTAGGATAAGTTCTGAATGCTCCTAGACAAACTTTCCCAGCGGATATCGTTCTCACTGGGTCGATGACGATGGCGACGAATGGCTCCTGGAAGTTTTGGTTCAACATCTGCGTGGAGACGTCGATTCCTGATAACCAGCACCCGTATCCTGGGTGACTGTGGTACCAGCCGATGGCATTTTCTTGACGTCCGACGAGTTTCGCGTTTTCGATGTAAGCTGTCATGTATTCGTAGGCTTGGGCTTGAGCATTTACCCGGGTCTCGGTACCCTCCACTGGTAGAGCGAAAGAGTCCATGACGATCATCGTGTTTGCTGTCACTTTTCCTAGCAGAAGTCCCATCACTTCCAAGGTTCCTCCCGACCGGGCGTGCATCACCATTTTCAGCAGAGCCAGCGCGGATATTTTTATGTCTTTGAAAAAGTGAGGACTGaaaaaggaatttttaaattatttgttagtaaaaaaaaaaatagggtGAAATAACTTACTCTTTTTCCCAGGGTTTGGCAGCTAAGATGTCTTGTTGTTCCTGACGGTCGTAACGATATATTTCATCCATGGTACTGATCATCTCGACGTTGTTTGACATCTCCCAGGTTTTTTGAGCGATCGTTGACTGATCACTTGACGTACtcgccatttttttaattttggcaattaatttttttaataaataatcacttacataaataattcgatcCTGGTTGATGGGTTGCAATCTGTTGAGTGTTGGAggttatgttttattattttgttttggtaaaaataagaaaataaaggtggcggtaaattcaaattcctgtaaaataaaatttcaaatatttgagaaaTAGAAATGTAACaagttttgttataaaaagttttaaaaggTTTTTGAtagactatttatttattaacgcgTTAAGGAATtagtcatttaaataaatagatttgaaaaattaccgCGAAATCTTTTCGTTTTACATagataagtaataaaaacttaacCTATAATTTGCACATGCGCTTAGTGGTCATTTGCCGAGGCGTTTCTCCAGGACTCCGTATGAATATGAAATGAATGttttaattacagtaatagAGATTAATGACTAATACAGTGAATATAaatgatggtaaaaaaaagttatctctAAATTGAGGAAAAATCAACtgcaaattttcttttttaacttttgttgTTGAATCGTCAGCAAATTCAGGCAGCAAATCgcaggtaatttcaacattaaattaccgtcaatttcaagctaaagtggctatcagggtagaTCTACCCCCCATAGTTTTAAGTCTAAAGAAATTTATACCTGAGTTCTGTTCACTTTAGTATGTTCTGAGCTCTTCAACCGACACTTGCtcatacaattttaaatacagtACTATActgagatatttttatttctgttgcTAGCACGTGGCTTCAAAACGTTTTGTGAAAAACAAGTGAAACGGtcgcatattatttttttatgcaaaaattaattatctgatTAATTTATCTGTATCGTTTgccatcaaattatttttgtaagttaatctttatttataatattaagtaataattataattaatatatttatttttttcaatttgtctAGATAATTACTGTCCGCCACGTGCgttagttatttataattttttaaaattggaagAGATTCATATtgttttgatataaataaagaacAATGACTGCACTAGGTtcagttttatataaatgggATAG
This genomic interval carries:
- the LOC103572122 gene encoding COP9 signalosome complex subunit 5; the encoded protein is MASTSSDQSTIAQKTWEMSNNVEMISTMDEIYRYDRQEQQDILAAKPWEKDPHFFKDIKISALALLKMVMHARSGGTLEVMGLLLGKVTANTMIVMDSFALPVEGTETRVNAQAQAYEYMTAYIENAKLVGRQENAIGWYHSHPGYGCWLSGIDVSTQMLNQNFQEPFVAIVIDPVRTISAGKVCLGAFRTYPKGYKPANEEPSEYQTIPLNKIEDFGVHCKQYYSLEVTYFKSSLDRRLLDSLWNKYWVNTLSSSSLLTNADYTTGQIFDLSDKLEQSEVALGRGGFMSGADSHDRRTEDKLVKATRDSCKTTIEVIHGLMAQIIKDKLFNQVNTKSIESQ